In a single window of the Bactrocera dorsalis isolate Fly_Bdor chromosome 2, ASM2337382v1, whole genome shotgun sequence genome:
- the LOC125776128 gene encoding uncharacterized protein LOC125776128: protein MYSKRHLKRLVNKKLNNLYKKNKIIIHKMKMMWKVLMKLKVIQALKKFLKKLKVVQARKKKKKIVAYLKQKFSKRPLSKILDEVIAESLLLKVNWDGAKKKVALKNYALFNKFLYEALKDDYSYPDFEAKIKKAFLKCKAQFYRNTYNIKKKIDFMYINLIKKL from the exons atgtactctaaaaggcatttaaaacgcctagtgaataaaaaattaaataatttatataaaaaaaacaaaataataatacacaaaatgaaaatgatgtGGAAAgtgttaatgaaattgaaagtgaTACAGGCTCTAAAGAAGTTTTTGAAGAAGTTGAAAGTGGTACAGGCTCGAAAGAA gaagaaaaaaatt GTGGCGTATCtgaagcaaaaattttcaaagagacCCCTATCAAAAATTTTGGATGAAGTGATTGCGGAGTCCCTGCTTTTAAAAGTGAATTGGGATggagccaaaaaaaaagttgcattgaagaattatgcacttttcaataaatttctttacg AGGCCTTAAAAGATGATTACTCATACCCTGATTTTGAGGCAAAGATTAAAAAGGCGTTTCTCAAATGTAAGGCTCAGTTCTACAGGAAcacttataatataaaaaaaaaaatagattttatgtacattaatttaattaaaaaactttaa
- the LOC125776668 gene encoding uncharacterized protein LOC125776668 has protein sequence MNRLTNEQRLQIIEFYYQNQCSVRNVFRALRPIYGLHNRPSEQTINAIVTKFRTQFTLLDIKPTTRMRTVRTEENIASVSERVAEDREMSIRRRSQQLGLCYSTTWKILRKDLGVKPYKIQLVQELKPNDLPQRRIFSEWALEKLAENPLFYRQILFSDEAHFWLNGYVNKQNCRIWGEEQPEAVQELPMHPEKCTVWCGLYAGGIIGPYFFKDAVGRNVTVNGDRYRSMLTNFLLPKMEELNLVDMWFQQDGATCHTARDSMAILRENFGQQFISRNGPVSWPPRSCDLTPLDYFLWGYVKSKVYRNKPATIPALEDNISEEIRAIPAEMLEKVAQNWTFRMDHLRRSRGQHLNEIIFKK, from the coding sequence atgaatagacttactaacgagcaacgcttgcaaatcattgaattttattaccaaaatcagtgttcggttagaaatgtgtttcgcgctttacgtccgatttatggtctacataatcgaccaagtgagcaaacaattaatgcgattgtgaccaagtttcgcactcagtttactttattggacattaaaccaaccacacgaatgcgtacagtgcgtacagaagagaatattgcgtctgtttctgagagagtggctgaagaccgtgaaatgtcgattcgtcgccgttcgcagcaattgggtttgtgttattcgaccacatggaagattttacgcaaagatcttggtgtaaaaccgtataaaatacagctcgtgcaagaactgaagccgaacgatctgccacaacgtcgaattttcagtgaatgggccctagaaaagttggcagaaaatccgcttttttatcgacaaattttgttcagcgatgaggctcatttctggttgaatggctacgtaaataagcaaaattgccgcatttggggtgaagagcaaccagaagccgttcaagaactgcccatgcatcccgaaaaatgcactgtttggtgtggtttgtacgctggtggaatcattggaccgtattttttcaaagatgctgttggacgcaacgttacggtgaatggcgatcgctatcgttcgatgctaacaaactttttgttgccaaaaatggaagaactgaacttggttgacatgtggtttcaacaagatggcgctacatgccacacagctcgcgattctatggccattttgagggaaaacttcggacaacaattcatctcaagaaatggacccgtaagttggccaccaagatcatgcgatttaacgcctttagactattttttgtggggctacgtcaagtctaaagtctacagaaataagccagcaactattccagctttggaagacaacatttccgaagaaattcgggctattccggccgaaatgctcgaaaaagttgcccaaaattggactttccgaatggaccacctaagacgcagccgcggtcaacatttaaatgaaattatcttcaaaaagtaa